GCCCGGAACGATCGCGGCGTCGTAGCCCGCGAGGTCGGCGTCCTCGTGCCAGAGGATGTCGCTCTCGACATCCGGCACGAGCGAGAGCGCGTGCTGGAAGTCGCGCTCGCTCCACGTGCCCGGGTAGCGGAGGATCGCGACGCGCGTCATGCCGGCACGCTTTCTTTGAGCTCGTAGGCGTAGTCCTCGATGACCGGGTTCGCCAGCAGCTCGTTGCCCATGAGACGGACGGCCTCGCGCGCCGCGACCTCGCTCGCCGCCTCGAACGTGACGACGATCTCCTTGCCTGTCCGAACGTCGGAGACGGCAAGGCCGAGCGAGCGCAGCGCGCCGCGCACGGCCTCGCCCTGCGGATCGCGGACCTCGGCTTTCGGCAGCACACGGATCGTCGCGACGAAGATCATCCGAACCACTCCTCGCCGGTGAGCTTTCCGTAGCACTCGCGGTAACGCTGGCTCGTACCTTGAACGACCTCGGGCGGGAGCGCCGGCGCCGGCGGCTCCTTGTTCCAGCCGCTGCTGGTGAGGAAGTCGCGCACGTACTGCTTGTCATAGGAGGGCGGCGACCCGCCCGGCTTGTACGTCGCGGCATCCCAGTAGCGCGACGAGTCCGGGGTCAGCGCCTCGTCGATGAGCGTCAGCTTACCGTCGTAGAACCCGAACTCGAACTTCGTGTCGGCGAGGATCAGCCCGCGACCGAGCGCGTACGCGTGCGCCTTGCGATACAGCTCCAGGGTGACCTCCTCGAGCTGCCTCGCGAGCTCGCTGCCGACGAGGGACGACAGCTGCGCACGCGAGATGTTCACGTCGTGGCCGGTCACGGCCTTCGTGGCGGGCGTGAAGATCGGCTCGTCGAGGCGCTGCGATTCCTGCAGGCCCTTGGGAAGGGCCTCGCTCGCGACCGTTCCGAGGGCCTTGTATTCCGTCCAGCCCGAGCCCGCGATGTATCCGCGCGCGACGCACTCGACGTCGATCCGCTCGCAGCGCTTCACGAGCACCGCGCGGCCATCGAGCTCGGGCACCTCGCGGAACACCGGCGGCATCTCATCGATGTTCGTCGAGATGAGGTGATTCGGGACGACGCGCTCGGTCCGGTCGAACCAGAAGCTCGAGAGCTCGGTGAGCACGCGGCCCTTGTCCGGGATCGGCGTCGGGAGCACCACGTCGAACGCGGACAGGCGGTCGCTCGCGACGATGACGAGCCGGTCGCCGCCGGCCTCGTACACGTCACGCACCTTGCCGCGCCGGAACAGCGTCGCGCCTGGGACCTTGCTCTCGATCAATGTACTCACTCGGGAAGGACTCCTTTTAACCGCTCGCGCCAGGTCGACGCGACGTCGCGCGCGACGTCGGCCGCAAGTCCGCGGTAGTCCTCGGGGCGCTCGAGGATCCGTCGCTCCTCGGGCGAGAGCTTAATGAGGTAATCGCGCAGCTCCGCGTCCTGCGCGACGACCTCGAGCACCGAGCGCGAGCCGCGCTCGGCCTCGAGCGTGAGTCGGCGCACCGCCTCATGCGCGTCGGGGTGGCCGTACTTCGCGAGCAGCACGTAGAGCGGCTCGGCGACGATCGCGCCGCGCGACATCGCGAGGTTGGCCTTGAGCCGGTCGCGGTCGACGCGGATCCCCTCGAGCGATCCGGCCATGCGCCCAGCGGCGTACGCGGTCGAGGCGATGATCTCGCCGAGGAACCGCTGCGACGCCGAGTTCGTCAGGTCGCGCTGGTGCTCGCTGATCTGGTCGAGATAGGTCGTCATGACGCGCGGCGCCATGGCCTTCCAGATCGACTTCACATTCTCGAACGACACCGGGTTGCGCTTGTGGGGCATCGTCGACGAGCCGACCTGCTCCGCGCCGAAAGACTCTGCGACCTCACCGATCTCCGTGCGCTGGAGCTGGCGCATGTCGTCGGCGAGATTCGCCATGACGCCGAGCGCCGTGACGCAGGCATGGGCGAGGTCGGTCCAGCCCTCGGGCTCGACGATCTGCGTCGAGCTCGAGCGCGGGTGAAGGCCCAGCCCCGCCAGGAAGCGCCGCTCGAGCGCGCGCGCGTCTTCGGTGAGAAGGCCCATGGCGCTGTACACGCCGACCGCGCCGGACAGTTTGCCCGGCAGGCGACGCGCGACCGAACGCAGGAACTCGACGCGGTCGCCCAAACGCGAGACGTACTCGGCCATGGCGAAGCCGAACGTGATCGGCTCGGCGTGACGTCCGTGCGTGCGACCGATCTGCGGCGTGTCGGCCTCCGCCTCGGCGATCGAGATGCAGCGCGCGAC
This Candidatus Limnocylindria bacterium DNA region includes the following protein-coding sequences:
- a CDS encoding phosphoribosylaminoimidazolesuccinocarboxamide synthase; translated protein: MSTLIESKVPGATLFRRGKVRDVYEAGGDRLVIVASDRLSAFDVVLPTPIPDKGRVLTELSSFWFDRTERVVPNHLISTNIDEMPPVFREVPELDGRAVLVKRCERIDVECVARGYIAGSGWTEYKALGTVASEALPKGLQESQRLDEPIFTPATKAVTGHDVNISRAQLSSLVGSELARQLEEVTLELYRKAHAYALGRGLILADTKFEFGFYDGKLTLIDEALTPDSSRYWDAATYKPGGSPPSYDKQYVRDFLTSSGWNKEPPAPALPPEVVQGTSQRYRECYGKLTGEEWFG
- a CDS encoding lyase family protein — protein: MSIQNRFDTISPIDSRFYGGDAALFKSLQPYLSAAATIRYQARVEGALAQAMADAGICDRAVADAIARAADRVTPQEVAEEETKTRHDVRALVNVIRDQVPDEAKRFVHLGATSYDIVDTANALRYRECVERVVVPALGALVARCISIAEAEADTPQIGRTHGRHAEPITFGFAMAEYVSRLGDRVEFLRSVARRLPGKLSGAVGVYSAMGLLTEDARALERRFLAGLGLHPRSSSTQIVEPEGWTDLAHACVTALGVMANLADDMRQLQRTEIGEVAESFGAEQVGSSTMPHKRNPVSFENVKSIWKAMAPRVMTTYLDQISEHQRDLTNSASQRFLGEIIASTAYAAGRMAGSLEGIRVDRDRLKANLAMSRGAIVAEPLYVLLAKYGHPDAHEAVRRLTLEAERGSRSVLEVVAQDAELRDYLIKLSPEERRILERPEDYRGLAADVARDVASTWRERLKGVLPE
- the purS gene encoding phosphoribosylformylglycinamidine synthase subunit PurS is translated as MIFVATIRVLPKAEVRDPQGEAVRGALRSLGLAVSDVRTGKEIVVTFEAASEVAAREAVRLMGNELLANPVIEDYAYELKESVPA